One Dreissena polymorpha isolate Duluth1 chromosome 9, UMN_Dpol_1.0, whole genome shotgun sequence genomic window carries:
- the LOC127845068 gene encoding tumor necrosis factor receptor superfamily member 14-like isoform X2 — protein sequence MFRLFTAIVLIYSVRCDERIYYEHNNMTCVMCPPGSHWVGHCLTNGASADCVPCPHDQYNPAFNRAIYCKQCRTSCWNQNHEHESVQREEIVQACTGISDLKCQCKEGYWREKGTNNICQRVLTCGQGQGVKTKATPNSDTVCEDCIHGETFSNLSSTTEKCLPCSSCVADEILHRSCTATEGTICAVRTTTGRKELVMGLGIGLSFLALAFLAIGVGLYVFCYCRSAKTDSDSITQDNLQFNVSTHEVVNRTRIRAHGTTFQGQRPQANEISTHVFIDETKANDTASRKQSVKAIVRNACNRGNASGSASEENGACVNDIVSHTDSAQDNENNTEAAIVVNGPKYIDNAYKGEGKAASVIPDGKRASAKL from the exons ATGTTTAGACTGTTCACGGCAATAGTCTTAATTTATTCTGTCCGATGTGACGAGAGAATATACTATGAACATAACAACATGACGTGCGTAATGTGTCCTCCGGGGTCACATTGGGTTGGTCATTGCTTGACAAATGGGGCGTCCGCTGATTGCGTCCCTTGTCCACACGACCAGTACAATCCTGCCTTCAACAGAGCAATTTACTGTAAACAATGCAGGACAAGTTGTTGGAATCAGAATCATGAGCACGAGAGTGTTCAAAGAGAAGAAATTGTACAAGCCTGTACAGGAATCTCAGACTTAAAATGCCAATGCAAAGAAGGGTACTGGAGGGAGAAGGGGACCAATAACATTTGTCAGCGTGTGTTGACGTGTGGTCAAGGACAGGGTGTTAAAACCAAAG CTACCCCAAACAGTGACACAGTTTGTGAAGATTGTATTCATGGAGAAACATTTTCAAATCTTTCATCAACAACAGAAAAGTGCCTTCCATGCTCTTCATGCGTCGCGGATGAGATCCTTCATCGTTCTTGCACCGCAACTGAGGGCACTATATGTGCTGTCCGGACTACAACTG GTCGCAAGGAGCTGGTTATGGGTCTTGGAATAGGACTCTCTTTTCTGGCCCTGGCATTTTTAGCGATTGGTGTTGGGCTTTATGTCTTCTGTTACTGTCGAAGTGCTAAAACTGATTCAGATTCAATTACGCAAG ATAATCTTCAATTCAATGTCTCTACGCACGAAGTTGTCAATAGAACTAGAATCCGAGCCCATGGGACCACTTTTCAAGGACAAAGACCTCAGGCAAATGAGATATCTACACACGTTTTTATCGATgaaacaaaagcaaatgacaCTGCTTCTCGTAAGCAGTCGGTTAAAGCTATTGTTCGTAACGCCTGCAATAGAGGTAATGCCAGTGGATCTGCTTCAGAGGAAAATGGAGCGTGTGTCAACGATATTGTTTCGCACACCGATAGTGCTCAAGACAACGAGAACAACACTGAAGCGGCTATCGTTGTAAATGGGCCAAAATATATTGATAATGCATACAAAGGCGAGGGAAAAGCTGCAAGTGTGATCCCTGATGGAAAGAGAGCTAGTGCTAAACTATAG
- the LOC127845068 gene encoding uncharacterized protein LOC127845068 isoform X1, translated as MFRLFTAIVLIYSVRCDERIYYEHNNMTCVMCPPGSHWVGHCLTNGASADCVPCPHDQYNPAFNRAIYCKQCRTSCWNQNHEHESVQREEIVQACTGISDLKCQCKEGYWREKGTNNICQRVLTCGQGQGVKTKATPNSDTVCEDCIHGETFSNLSSTTEKCLPCSSCVADEILHRSCTATEGTICAVRTTTGRKELVMGLGIGLSFLALAFLAIGVGLYVFCYCRSAKTDSDSITQANQDNLQFNVSTHEVVNRTRIRAHGTTFQGQRPQANEISTHVFIDETKANDTASRKQSVKAIVRNACNRGNASGSASEENGACVNDIVSHTDSAQDNENNTEAAIVVNGPKYIDNAYKGEGKAASVIPDGKRASAKL; from the exons ATGTTTAGACTGTTCACGGCAATAGTCTTAATTTATTCTGTCCGATGTGACGAGAGAATATACTATGAACATAACAACATGACGTGCGTAATGTGTCCTCCGGGGTCACATTGGGTTGGTCATTGCTTGACAAATGGGGCGTCCGCTGATTGCGTCCCTTGTCCACACGACCAGTACAATCCTGCCTTCAACAGAGCAATTTACTGTAAACAATGCAGGACAAGTTGTTGGAATCAGAATCATGAGCACGAGAGTGTTCAAAGAGAAGAAATTGTACAAGCCTGTACAGGAATCTCAGACTTAAAATGCCAATGCAAAGAAGGGTACTGGAGGGAGAAGGGGACCAATAACATTTGTCAGCGTGTGTTGACGTGTGGTCAAGGACAGGGTGTTAAAACCAAAG CTACCCCAAACAGTGACACAGTTTGTGAAGATTGTATTCATGGAGAAACATTTTCAAATCTTTCATCAACAACAGAAAAGTGCCTTCCATGCTCTTCATGCGTCGCGGATGAGATCCTTCATCGTTCTTGCACCGCAACTGAGGGCACTATATGTGCTGTCCGGACTACAACTG GTCGCAAGGAGCTGGTTATGGGTCTTGGAATAGGACTCTCTTTTCTGGCCCTGGCATTTTTAGCGATTGGTGTTGGGCTTTATGTCTTCTGTTACTGTCGAAGTGCTAAAACTGATTCAGATTCAATTACGCAAG CAAATCAAGATAATCTTCAATTCAATGTCTCTACGCACGAAGTTGTCAATAGAACTAGAATCCGAGCCCATGGGACCACTTTTCAAGGACAAAGACCTCAGGCAAATGAGATATCTACACACGTTTTTATCGATgaaacaaaagcaaatgacaCTGCTTCTCGTAAGCAGTCGGTTAAAGCTATTGTTCGTAACGCCTGCAATAGAGGTAATGCCAGTGGATCTGCTTCAGAGGAAAATGGAGCGTGTGTCAACGATATTGTTTCGCACACCGATAGTGCTCAAGACAACGAGAACAACACTGAAGCGGCTATCGTTGTAAATGGGCCAAAATATATTGATAATGCATACAAAGGCGAGGGAAAAGCTGCAAGTGTGATCCCTGATGGAAAGAGAGCTAGTGCTAAACTATAG